Below is a window of Musa acuminata AAA Group cultivar baxijiao chromosome BXJ3-11, Cavendish_Baxijiao_AAA, whole genome shotgun sequence DNA.
CCCAGACTGGTTTTACGATCTGATCACAAGATGGTCCCCACACTGCTCCCAGGCATTGATTCCTCTTTGTAAGTCACATAATGGGCTGATGCTCTGAGCATTACTTTTTCATTTTTCATCATGTCTTTTATCTTTTTGGAGTCAAaattgaagtatatatatatacatatattaaccATGTTATGTGTGCATATTATGTAAAGGTAAAGCTTGTCCTATTAGTTGGTGATATCATATTTCTCTAATTTAGGGTGTCATATGTACATATAGGGCCCATGTCAGAGAGAATGCACAATGGAAAGGATGGATAGAGGTGGGGTGGGAGGATGGTTATGATGGtgttgaaataaataaataaatatatatatatatatatatataatatttaaaaccaTAGTTAGATGATGAAGATGAGATTTAAATctagatttttataataaattattaaagtcTATACCAACTAAGCTAATAGATATATTTGTggataaaaatatttagtgcatGACGCATGGGATTCAGTAAGATGGATAATAAAATTCCTAATGTAGATCACAGAGTTATTGCTGATGTATATACTATTTAAAACCATAGTTAACACATGATGTGGGATTaatgttaaaaatataatgaaacaTCAATTTCTTAATGATTTAGTTTTAGATATCACATTAATTAACTTTaattcttaaaaatatatttggtGAAAGAGAGACATATGACGAATTTGACTTGCAACTTAATAGTCTAAGATTGTGATTTATCTGTTGTTAGACTAATCTTGACTGACTTATAAATTTCCAACAATAACATCAaccttttttcttaattttttattcacTTTGTTTATTTCTTTGACATAGAGATGCACAcagacatttaatgagaataaaaCAATAAATTAGGTTGTTGTTGTTTTCATTCATCAATCATGAAATTTAAAGCCCATTGAGAATTCAAAGGCACATGTCTTTAGATTGGCATTATTTAATTGACTTGAATGATAATGACTTTTGTAGAGATTTCTAAGGTCATAATCCACTAAAAAGAAatcacacaaaaaaaagaaagaaaaataaggtCTCTACAAGGCCAAGCCAAGTTTCCAAACCTCTTACATCATCAAACTATTACTTAACTGATCCTTGTAAGCATTTTCTAGTTTCATCAACATAATAAAATGCAATGAATTGCATACAAAATGTTATATACACTTTCATGTATTGTGTTTTGCAAGTAGTAAGTCAAGCTGGTTGGATGTATGAACTTTATGTGGAAACACTGTTGCTTGTTTGTGATCACAAAATCCATCCCATATAGATCTATGAATTATATACAAGCAAAAAGAGAAAAACTAAAAAGTCTTGGAGGGCATGTGAGAGAGGACAATTTTTCTGGGAGGAGAAGACATTCAACAAAGCTGTGTAGAAACTGCAAGGCATCTGAAGCTTGCAGTAATTGAGCAGCCAAAAAGAAAAACCCAGCAAACATTAAACACTGCAAAGCTGAATAGATACTATTTGCTATCTTGGAAATGTCCACACTGCTAAACCATTGGCTTCTTCCCATCACAAACAAGGCAAGCCAGCAGTGCAACTTAGACAATGGATGGCCCAGTGCTGAGGAAGGAGATCATCACCTCCCCATATAACACTATTTGCTCCCAATCTCATGGTTTCACATCTCTTTCAATAGTTTctcaaagacatcatcatctttaAGAGGATGCAGGTGTTCtaatttttccttttgttttcctCTCAGAAAACTAATATGAGAAAACTTGCTTCAGCTGCATCATTTCCTTTGAGAAATCTTCTGAGGAATCCTTTCTTTAGGATGCATTATCTCAAATGTTGTCAAGTATCATGACACCAATTATTCTCATCTACCTACCAAAACTCAGAATCATCTAATCCTGGACCCAGTACTCCTCTCACAGAATGAACCTGAACAGGGATGAAAGTGAAGCCTCATCCCTGCATTAATTATATGGGCACCTTCATGACCACACACAGAGGAGAAATCATGACCCATCGTTAAAAATGGTTCTTGGTTACAGAAAGCACGCAGGGAGTATTTGGATGCAAGAACCGATGGGCTAATTTATCTGCGGCGATCAGCCCCAGCATTCCTTCCCTCCCCACTTTCGAGAAAGGCTCCAATATGTTGTCGATGCAGATTGCAGTACTGCCCCTTCTTTTGCTCACCGACAAGACACCGTACGGAGCTATCAGGCATCGCTCATGCGCTGCTCCTCGTCTCTCTTTCCCTCTCCGCGAGATTCCCACTGCCCGTGGTCTAAAGCATAAACACAAACAGGTGGTGAGCGTCACGTGACGGTCATGCGCATCTTTTGCAGCAAGAGGAATGTGATTACTCGGTCACTCCCAACAATCGAGTTGGGATCATAGAGTTGACACGAGAGAAGCATATGCACTTACAAGTACACAACGCAGGCAGCAGGTTCTTCCCAAGTTTGGGGGAGAATTAGTTCTCACAACGTCGGTTTGTCTTCTGTGGAAGAAGGTCTAATACGAATGCTTTCATGGTGCCTCTCTGCAAACAGATGCGAGAAGAAGGACGACACAGTTTCCTCCCCAAAGAGGCATATAGCCATTAAGTATGTTTCTGAGGACACACATGAAATGTCAACCTGCAGGGAAAAAGAAATGACGAGTAGATTCTCCTATTGACTTGGACTCGCATCATTCATAACCAAAGCTAAAGCTTCATCGGCTTGGTGTGTAGCTCCCTAACTTAACGCACACTCCATCCATCCGAGCATCCCACATGTACATGAAGAGCCTGTGTGAAGCTTCCAATGGAAACCGACGGAACTACTAATATTGGTTGGTGGACCGAAAAGGAAGCAACCTATTCTTTCTTTTTACGTTGGTTCTATATATGatagatattattattatatgcgtTATCTTTTTTTACGTGGATAATGGAAATTTTAATTAACATATATGGTGAATCGAAGGGAAAGTGAGGCAAAGCGAACGCAGGCAAAACAGCCGAGCGTCTCATCCAAACTCCACACCATATTATAACACGCCCGCAAAGCCACGTCTCCGCACCACCTTCACCAAAATGGCATCTCCGCCACCACCTCTGAGGCCTACGCCTCCGCCTTCTCCTTCACTGAGGCCCCTCAAACACTTGCCTCCGACACTCCCTCGCGGctctaccaccaccaccacctcgtcgtcctcctcctcctcagtaTCCCTCAGTCCCAGCCTCCTCATCATCTCCGCCATCATCGCCTTCGTCTTCGTCGCGTCCGCCTCTATCCACCTACTCCTCCGCTTTCTCTCCTCCCGCCGCCGGTCCTCCGCCGTCTCCGCCGCGCCACCGGCGCCACCGGCGCCGCCGCTCCTCCAGCTCCGCCGCCCTGAATCCTCCTTTTCCTCGTCCTCAGCTGCTGCGACCGCAGCCGCCTCCAACTCCGGCCTCTCCGACCAGGACAAGAAGGCGCTCATTGACGCCCTCCCGTTGTTCTCCCTCGCCTCTTCCCTCGCTGCCGTCCCCAAGTCGTCGTTGGACTGCGCCGTCTGCCTCTACCCCTTCCGCCCGCACGACGAGCTCCGCCTCCTCCCCGCCTGCCGCCATGCCTTTCACTCCCGATGCGTGGACCCCTGGCTCCGCTCGACTCCTTCTTGCCCTCTCTGCCGTGCCTCCATCG
It encodes the following:
- the LOC103972643 gene encoding E3 ubiquitin-protein ligase ATL4-like; translation: MASPPPPLRPTPPPSPSLRPLKHLPPTLPRGSTTTTTSSSSSSSVSLSPSLLIISAIIAFVFVASASIHLLLRFLSSRRRSSAVSAAPPAPPAPPLLQLRRPESSFSSSSAAATAAASNSGLSDQDKKALIDALPLFSLASSLAAVPKSSLDCAVCLYPFRPHDELRLLPACRHAFHSRCVDPWLRSTPSCPLCRASIALRAAPLPSPPTVASHGDPSGSGSFRVEIGSVSRRSTPPEAEPVVNALPHLRTYSLGSSFEYVIDEEVEAVVARIRRTTEKEEKRDAVAEPAAVIVAGPAPSVAEVAGGGGRGWLREYVDRLASSASSSFSSFRFSGRWSHDGGGGPARYSYDLEGSARREAEDGGYYGFYRWLIGA